AGTCATTAACACAATATACCTAATTACTATTTATCTTTCTTTGTTGCAACTGGTAATAATACTCCCTCCTTAATTCCTCtccaaattacatcaaatgtTAATTCCTTTTACGCATGATTTCACTATATGTAGTTATTACCGGCCCACTAACTCCACTACTTCACCACAAACACTCTAAAATTCAGCATCTATATAAACACAATCTAACTCACCTATTACCATTCAAGAATCTCTCATCCTAACTACTCCTTCTCTAGTGCAAATGGAAATTCTTCACATACACTTTCTCTCCGTTTTCCTCTTCCTTTTCTCTTCTATTTGTATCCAATCCGTTTTCTCCGACTCCGGCAGCATAGGAATCAACTACGGCCGCGTTGCGGACAATCTACCCTCTCCGCCGCAAGTGGTGCAGCTCCTCAAAACTCAGGGTATCACCAAAGTCAAGCTCTACGACACTGATTCCACCGTCCTCAACGCATTTTCAGGCTCCGGCATCTCCGTCACCGTCGCTCTCCCCAACGAGCAGCTCTCGGCAGCAGCCGCCGCCAACACATCATTCACGGACTCGTGGGTCCAGTCCAACATCCTCCCTTACCACCCCAACACCAAGATCGAAGCCATTGCCGTAGGGAATGAAGTGTTCGTCGACCCGAAGAACACCACGCCGTTCCTCGTTCCCGCCATGAAAAACGTCTACGCTTCACTCGTCAAGTACGGCGTCGCTTCATCCATCAAAATCTCATCCCCGGTGGCCCTCAGCGCCCTCCAATCATCTTACCCGTCCTCCTCCGGTTCTTTCAAGCCTGACCTGATCGAACCGGTGATCAAACCAATGCTGAACTTCCTAAAGGAAACCGGCTCGTACCTGATGGTGAATGCCTACCCATTTTTCGCGTATTCTGCCAACACGGACACCATCTCATTGGACTACGCTTTGTTCCGTAATAACTCCGGCAGCAAAGACGCCAACAACGGGCTTCTTTACAAAAGCTTATTCGAAGCCCAAATCGACGCCGTTTATGCAGCAATGGCCGCCTTAGGTTTCAACGACGTTAAAATGGTGGTCACTGAAACCGGATGGCCGTCAAAGGGCGACGAAAACGAGGTCGGTTCAAGCGCAGAGAATGCGGCTGCATACAACGGGAACCTGGTGCGCAGAGTGCTAACTGGGGGTGGGACCCCTCTGCGGCCCGACGAACCTCTCAACGTCTATCTATTCGCCCTTTTCAATGAAAACCAAAAGCCCGGGCCCACTTCCGAGAGAAACTACGGGCTTTTCTACCCAAATCAGCAGAAAGTGTACGAAATTCCGCTCACGGTGGAGGGTCTCAAGGGTGCGTCGCCCACCATGGACGAGACGGAGGTGATGGCGCAACCGCCGAGAAAACTGGGGCAAACGTGGTGCGTGGCGAGCGAGAAAGCTGGGGAAGAGAAACTGCAGAAGGGGATAGAGTATGCTTGTGGAGAGGGAGGGGCTGACTGCCGTGCGATTCAGCCGGGTGGGACATGTTACAACCCGAGCACGCTGCACTTCCACGCATCGTACGCATTCAACAGCTTTTATCAGAAGAACTTCCGGCAGAGTGGGGCCTGTGATTTCGGCGGCGCCGCCTACGTAGTCACCCACCCTCCCAGTAAGTTACTTTGTTACCACATTTTTTTCAACTgctaatttgaataaaattatttcttgaagAATTTCAGTTAATTGTCTGGAAAATTGCAGGGCTGGGGAGCTGCGAGTTTCCGACGGGGAACTAAATTAACAGGACATTGCTGAAAGAAATTAGGAAAGTTGTGGGGTTGGAGGGCAGAAGGATTTGGTAGGGCAGGCAGGCATGATTCTTGCAGCAGTTGGATTCCTGAACTTAGTCGTCATGACTTTGTTAATGCAGAAACATAATAATAGTAGAGCATAGTATGATCATGAAATGAGGGGGGGGGGTGTTGAGAATGCTACATCCTTGAAGTCTCCAGTACCTGCTGTTTCCTCTGTTGCTGCTACTGCTGCCTTTGTTGATACAGAACTCAGcaaagaagatgatgatgaagttGCTGATTCCTCTCTGTTCGATGCCGGGTAGAAGCGTGTCATTCATTACACGCTTCTTCtaattttgtgttgtatttGTTGTGTGGCATACACGTCATTTATTTTGTGGATGATTGGTCCACGTCATAGCTGAGTCAGTTAGATAGTTGTAGACGGTTATGAGTCAGTTGAAGTCTCTGTATTTAANNNNNNNNNNNNNNNNNNNNNNNNNNNNNNNNNNNNNNNNNNNNNNNNNNNNNNNNNNNNNNNNNNNNNNNNNNNNNNNNNNNNNNNNNNNNNNNNNNNNNNNNNNNNNNNNNNNNNNNNNNNNNNNNNNNNNNNNNNNNNNNNNNNNNNNNNNNNNNNNNNNNNNNNNNNNNNNNNNNNNNNNNNNNNNNNNNNNNNNNNNNNNNNNNNNNNNNNNNNNNNNNNNNNNNNNNNNNNNNNNNNNNNNNNNNNNNNNNNNNNNNNNNNNNNNNNNNNNNNNNNNNNNNNNNNNNNNNNNNNNNNNNNNNNNNNNNNNNNNNNNNNNNNNNNNNNNNNNNNNNNNNNNNNNNNNNNNNNNNNNNNNNNNNNNNNNNNNNNNNNNNNNNNNNNNNNNNNNNNNNNNNNNNNNNNNNNNNNNNNNNNNNNNNNNNNNNNNNNNNNNNNNNNNNNNNNNNNNNNNNNNNNNNNNNNNNNNNNNNNNNNNNNNNNNNNNNNNNNNNNNNNNNNNNNNNNNNNNNNNNNNNNNNNNNNNNNNNNNNNNNNNNNNNNNNNNNNNNNNNNNNNNNNNNNNNNNNNNNNNNNNNNNNNNNNNNNNNNNNNNNNNNNNNNNNNNNNNNNNNNNNNNNNNNNNTCCATGGAAATGAACACCAATAATGTAGCTTATCAACTATTCTCTAAAGGCAGTAAGAGAGATGATGGAAAATATGCACAAAAGCAGCGAATTACTGCAGCAGAAAGACGAACTGTGGTTTGTTCACATTGTCGCAAACCCGGACATGGGCAGGACACTTGCTTCCAGTTGCACGGAATACCTGATTGGTATAAATCGCtcaatgaaaagaagaaaaaggggaGAGCTTTTACAGCTAATATTGATGTTAAAGATGAAGGAGTGCCGGACAATACCACGAGAATGATAACTCAACTGATTCAGCTGTTGACAAAGGCGAATGCTCCCTCGGATCCTATCACTAGCCACGCAAACTTTGTACAATTTGGATCCTATCACTAGCCACGCAAACTTTGTACAATTTGAAGAGGAGTTTGCAGGTAATACCGCTAAGCCAACTGGTATTGATTTAAGCTCTTGGATCATTGACACGGCGGCTACCAATCATGTATGTGCGAACATTGCATCTTTTCATTCATTTGCTAAACCTGCTACTCCTCACTTCATCCATTTACCAGATGGTTCGAAAAATGCTGTTACTTATGTGGGCAGTGTTCAATTAAGCGACGAAATCACACtacataatgttttttttgtgCCTCAATTTTCTGTCAATCTAATATCTGTCAGCCAACTCTGTACTCACACTTCTTTTCAGCTTCTCTTCACTAAAGAATCATGCTTTTTGCAGGACCAGGACAGTAAGAAGAGCCTGGCCATAGCTCATTTGTTCAAGAACTTATACATTTTCAGACCTCATCCCAGTTTTGCTTCTGCCATGGATAGTGTTGGTAGTGGTCTTGCCATGTCGTGCACACAATCTGACAACCAAACTTTGTGGCATCAACGTCTAGGGCATGCTTCTTTACAAGCTGTCAAACACatcaaaaatattgtttttagtgttgataatgataaaattccTTGTGATGTTTGTCATAAAGCTATGCAATCTCGTGTGCCTTTTCCCGTTAGCTCCTCTTATTCTAATACACCTTTTGAACTAGTGCATATGGATTTATGGGGACCGTATGCTGCTTCTAATCTGTTGGGGGGTACATACGTTTTAACGTTGCTTGATGATTATTCACGGTGTCTTTGGACCTTCATCCTTAGACAAAAATCCCAAGTCCCTGTTACCTTGAAGCATTTCTGTTCTCTAATCTCTAACCAGTTTAAGCGTTCCATTAAAACCTTAAGGTCTGACAATGGTTCGGAGTTCTTTAATCACGACTGTCAAACTCTTTGTTCTGATTTAGGAATCATTCATCAGTCTTCCTGCACATACACTCCTCAGCAAAATGGTCGAGTCGAACGAAAACACAGGCATTTGTTGAATGTCGCTCGGGCCTTACTCTTCCAGGCATCTCTTCCCATAAGATTCTGGGGAGACGCCATCCTTACTGCCACATTCTTGATTAATAGAACTCCTAGTAAACTTTTACATTGGAAAACACCTTTTGAATTACTCCATGGATACCTTCCTACATATAACCACTTGCGGGTTTTCGGCTCACTATGTTTTGCTACCAATTTAAATCctcataaatcaaaattccaTCCTAGAGCCTTAAAGTGTGTCTTCATAGGTTATTCGATGCACCAAAAGGCATACAAGTTATTTGATTTAGACTCACGTTCTGTTTTGTTTTCCAGGGATGTCCAATTCTACGAAGGAGTGTTCCCTTTCTCGCAGAACGTTTCCTCCTCTAATCCCTCGCCTCCGTTGCCTCTAGTTTCACTAGACGTTGATGCGGTTTCGTCTCCTTCCTCCTTGTTCTCTCCTCAGCCTATTGTGTCTCAGTCCCCTTATTCACAGCGTGTGTCTCCACTACCATCTATAGATGCCTCCACTCGTGCTATTTCCCCTGTTCCTCGTCGTTCAAATAGAATTTCTCGAAAGCCAATTTGGCTTGAGGATTTTGTTTCTAATGTCACTAACTCTTGCATCATTCATCCATGTAATGCCGCATATACATCCTTTGTAGCCTCTATGTCAGTTTTGCAGGAGCCTAAGTCATATCAAGAGGCGATGCAGCATCAAGAGTGGCTCGATGCAATGAAAGCTGAAATCACTGCTTTGGAGAACAACCATACATGGTCTCTTGTTCCTCTACCAGCTGGAAAGAGACCAATTGGGTGCAAGTGGGTGTATAAAACAAAGTTGCGGGCAGATGGTTCGGTGGAAAGATACAAAGCTCGCCTGGTGGCGAAGGGTTTTTCACAGATAGCCGGGGTGGATTATACGGACAATTTCTCTCCTGTTGCAAAACCGGTCACAGTGCGTGTACTTCTCGCTGTAGCAGCTGCTTATGGGTGGCCCTTGCAGCAGATGGACGTGAATAATGCATTTTTGCACGGCTACTTGGAGGAGGATTTGTATATGCAACCACCGGAAGGATACTCTGTTCAACCTGGCCTTGTTTGCAAGTTGGAGCGTTCCCTCTATGGCTTGAAGCAAGCCTCTCGACAGTGGAACGTCGAGCTCACGCTTAAGCTTACAGACTTTGGTTTTTCTCAGTCGGCCTATGATCATTGCCTCTTCACCAAGATGACGGATAGTGGCCTAGTGGCTCTTCTAGTTTATGTTGACGACATCGTGGTTACAGCCCCATCCTTGGAGCTTATTCAATCTGTCAAGACCTATCTACATTCACTCTTCACCATCAAAGATCTTGGTGACGCACGTTATTTTCTTGGGCTCGAAATTGCTCGCAATTCTGATGGTCTTTATCTTGCTCAGACCAAATACGTTCACGATATCGTTCGTGATACTGGGATGATGTCTGCGAAGTCTGCGAGCACTCCTCTTCCGTTTGGCCTTAAACTTAGTGGTGACTGTGGTGCTCTACTTCCACAACCGGATCAGTATCGACGACTCATTGGCCGATTACTGTACTTGGGTTTCACCCGTCCTGACATATCGCACTCGGTACAACAGCTTAGCCAATTTCTGAATCATCCGTGTGTTGCCCATTGGAAGGCCGCGCTACATGTTGTTCGTTACCTTAAGGGAGAGCCATCCAAAGGGCTGTTTTTTCCTGCCACATGTTCTTTTGAATTGACGGCTTATTGCGATGCCGATTGGGCGTCTTGCACTGACTCACGCCGCTCGCTCACAGGCTATTGCATTTTCTTGGGAGATGCCTTGGTGTCttggaagacaaaaaaacaGTCCACAGTTTCACGTTCCACCGCCGAAGCAGAATATCGAAGTATGGCGTCGACAGTTTGTGAGCTTAAGTGGCTTTCCTATTTGTTGTCTGATTTTGGTATCAAATTATCTCTTCCTGTGCGTTTGTTCTGTGATAATCAAGCCGCTTTACATATCATGGCCAACCCCGTTTTCCATGAGCGTACGAAGCACATTGAGATTGATTGCCATGTAGTTCGCACTGCCTACAAAGATGGATTCTTAGCTCCTTCGCACATTCGTAGTTCTTTGCAGCTGGCTGACCTTTTAACTAAGTCATTGTCTCTGAAGTCTTTCGCATTCCTACTCGGCAAGTTGGGTCTTGTTGCGTTGCACCCTCGTCCCACTTGGGGGGGGGTTGTTGAGAATGCTACATCCTTGAAGTCTCCAGTACCTGCTGTTTCCTCTGTTGCTGCTACTGCTGCCTTTGTTGATACAGAACTCAGcaaagaagatgatgatgaagttGCTGATTCCTCTCTGTTCGATGCCGGGTAGAAGCGTGTCATTCATTACACGCTTCTTCtaattttgtgttgtatttGTTGTGTGGCATACACGTCATTTATTTTGTGGATGATTGGTCCACGTCATAGCTGAGTCAGTTAGATAGTTGTAGACGGTTATGAGTCAGTTGAAGTCTCTGTATTTAAACGCAAGTTCGAACCACATTTGGAGTAATACAGTCTGATATTTTTCAGCTATGAAACAGAGCTTTCTTCTTGCTTTCTTCTCGTCCACACTCAGCAAACTTTTGATGTTTTGTGAGGTTTCTAACAGGGGGGGAAGCTAATATGAGGACTTGTTATCTCTGTAATTATTTACCTACTTCTGAATCAAAATACAGTATTATATATTCAGTAAAGAATAGATACATTGTTATGTATGTGTGATGGGGTGAGCAGCGACTCATACGTCATGGGTCGAATGGTCGTACAATGGTGTCCGAGAAAGGAGGTATTGGATTGGGTTTGGACAAGGATCAAACTATCAAAATTTGATACTTTCCTGGTGGGCTTTAATGGGTCTACTGACAGCCCAGTAAAGGTCCTTAGCACAATTCAGCCCACATCAATATGGTGAGTCCAAAAAGCCCTTTTGATGAACAGACTTATCTTCAACACCAATTGAAAGAGATGTTTGTTTGTTTACCAATTACCATATGCATCTGAAAATCAATCATCTCAAGTGATCCATGCCATAACAGCTCAACACAAATTCTCTAAATTACATATCCAAACCCTTTGCTTCTTTTATGGGGTATGAATGATTTTGCCACACATACTCTTGCGCCTATTATTACTTTTGTTGAATATAACATATGCTCCAAATTATTCTGACTATTATGCATTtggtttgatgaaattattataaggAGGGTCAAAgcttattttgattttggtgTGAGGCCGATCCACTGTCAACATGTGGTGGACTAAGCTTAAACTACATCATCCCACTtctctattatatatttaattttgtatgataTGATTTTGAGTAGCTCGAAACGCCCGTTTAGCTGCCCAATCTCCATTCATCATTTCTATCCAcgataacaattattattttatttatttagattttttgttttgcctttaaatttattttttaaggagaGAGAACCacaccaaatttattttctaggTAGTAATATAGAGACCAATCAAAAACTGAAGGATACGCGCCCTCCCTGCCACCACAAGCTGTCAGTCGTGTTCACGCTCAATTTGCTATGCTTGGGTAAGCATCAGCCCAATGGATTACCGGTAGAGCCAGTTGTCGGTGAGATCTCGAGCCCTGTGATTTTCAGGGCTGACACCTCAATATACACAGCTCCACTCGCTCACTAATCACGAGACCCTGGATTCGGGTCACGATCCAACCCACACATTTTCATCGGGTCGGCACTCTGGAGTTGAGCGTGGGTGGATTGGATTTGACCACGGCTGCACTCTCTTTTGGTTTTATGGCATTTGTGTCCTTTCTTATATTGGATATGCTTTTGAATTACCAAACACTATTGCCAGCAGTATtagaacatatataatatatattttaaaaataaaaagtaatatataactaaaaatagattaaattattaatataaatgaaacGGAATTATAAATGTGATAGTATATtgatagttaaaaaaataatataaactatatcgataaaaatatttaagtgtatattgatattttaaaatttaatataattgcgCTACAAACTGCCTTTTGTGAATTAAATTTGCCTTTGTGTTTTACATTAGCATAGAcgatgaaaaattaaaattaatctaggaatatttattaatttccaaaattaagattttcaagtttaataaaaatcatttggGTTGCATTTCGGTTGTGTTCTACTTTATGAAGCCCTGAATGCACTACAAGAAATACTTGAACTGtctgttaaaatttaatttaataaattaatacatatatattggaAAACACTCTACTTggtttttatcaatattttttttatttttatgttatgaaTATTGATACAGTATTTGGTaggtaaaatgaaaattttgtgcctaatatttaatagatactctattatttttctaagaaAGAGTCAGGACatgcaaaattttcaacaaaattgtGGACGATCTCGTGTCCGTCTCTTTCcatcattttcataattattaattgatacaataaataatataatttttgaaataattcgAAAATTAATTGCAACACATTTAGCCacgtattttttttcaattgattatTGACTATTGATGTTGAAGATgtaaatattgtaattgattcataaaaatataaaagctCGTTTCAAGATATCGATTAAGGTTGCGATATCATGTGCATAAATAGATGCTATTAGAATTAATGATGTCTTGATTTAGTGGTTGAGGCTAAGGCTGAAGTCCCATGAACAAGTTCGAAGTCATGAATTAGAGTTCCACCAGACGTATGggtatttatctcactttacgtgagttattataattttatttacagtCATCATGACGTATTAGTTTAATCAAgagtaattgtaatttattgtttactATTCtcagtaattaattacaaaaaaaagatgcCACCATCAATTGGAGATGTAAAGCACCCTTTATGTTgtgttctttctttcttctttttctagtagataaaattgtaattatatcatgaattttaaatattaataataatatattaaattattaatattaactatttataattaactaacaactatattaaaataatccaacatgtatatatcaataaaatttaaacccACGACCTTAAAGTTATAGAGTCTCaacttcaataattaaattataatttattgacattattattattttactactTATGATTTTCGCACGTAATTTGAATTtctccaaatttatttttttaaaatgtttcattatttgaattatagtcttaatattttatttgaatgagCAGAAGGCATTTCAGAGCTTATAGCTGGAGGATGGGCATGAAAAGAATTTGGTACTAGGTAGGGTTCTTGGGGGAGGTTCAACCACAAAGAATATGctacttttgttttcttctcttcctaATCTCCATGCCCTAATTCATGATTTGGCTTTTCAAGGGCTTCATGGGCTACTTTCGCaatcaactattttttttttttttttggctaattaaaaataatgtttgAACTAAGACGCTTTTTATCATAGAAGAAATTTGATGTCAATTCAACTAAATAATTATCGACTATTCGGTACATAAATGTCCGTATTATAAAGTACTGTCTGCTAAATATATCCTTAAGCTAAAATGTGTTCGTTTTCTTGGATTCGCAGCTGTGTTGTTTTGTAAATCAATGATATCTTAATTTagtgattaaaatttatatctcaTAAACAAGTTCGACCTCATAGGTTTGATTCCCATCAGAGGTATGtgtaaattgcttcaatttaaAGAACAcaatggggtaaattgctaattatttttttatagagagtaatttactcatttgcaatatcacagggggataaattgtattaaatttattactaatcTACAATTAATTCAgaatctatatattattttttattttaatttttaagtaagaacaataaattattattgatgtaatattaaaaagtttgaTGATGGCGTTTTCGAGTAATAAGGTAGACATTTGTTTTGCAAAACTAATTAACTACTTAGGTGGAAAATaggatttttaaattttgtaaatggtATTTTCCTGGGATTGATTAGCATTAGATTAGAAAGCAACTTATGGAGAAATGAAATGGATTAGCATTTACACAGACAGCTGTAAAGCTATTTGgacattgatttattattatattattgtacaTTTGTTTGTTTGAGCACAAATTGTGGTGTGTGTTCGATATTCCATTTTCAATGCTGAGGATGTTACGTGAATATTGTGttatttgtgtttataattagattttaaaataattttacatataaaatattaatataacaatttattatgCACGTATTGTATTAAATAAGCTAAACAAAGGTTGAGAAAATAGAAAGCTGCACAAATTAGTTACGCACTTGTCGTTTTTCTA
This genomic window from Sesamum indicum cultivar Zhongzhi No. 13 linkage group LG12, S_indicum_v1.0, whole genome shotgun sequence contains:
- the LOC105174897 gene encoding glucan endo-1,3-beta-glucosidase 12, which codes for MEILHIHFLSVFLFLFSSICIQSVFSDSGSIGINYGRVADNLPSPPQVVQLLKTQGITKVKLYDTDSTVLNAFSGSGISVTVALPNEQLSAAAAANTSFTDSWVQSNILPYHPNTKIEAIAVGNEVFVDPKNTTPFLVPAMKNVYASLVKYGVASSIKISSPVALSALQSSYPSSSGSFKPDLIEPVIKPMLNFLKETGSYLMVNAYPFFAYSANTDTISLDYALFRNNSGSKDANNGLLYKSLFEAQIDAVYAAMAALGFNDVKMVVTETGWPSKGDENEVGSSAENAAAYNGNLVRRVLTGGGTPLRPDEPLNVYLFALFNENQKPGPTSERNYGLFYPNQQKVYEIPLTVEGLKGASPTMDETEVMAQPPRKLGQTWCVASEKAGEEKLQKGIEYACGEGGADCRAIQPGGTCYNPSTLHFHASYAFNSFYQKNFRQSGACDFGGAAYVVTHPPRLGSCEFPTGN